One Cyanobium sp. Tous-M-B4 DNA window includes the following coding sequences:
- a CDS encoding cobaltochelatase subunit CobN produces MKRIVLLAGFEAFNADLYRKAAERAMVQCTDLEVTIFSDHDLVMSNDAVDDALANADAFFASLIFDFDQVEWLRQHAAKVPIRLVFESAVELMQLTCFGHFTIGGSSAGIPRPIQALLAKFGSGREEDKLAAYFGFLKVGPKLLRFLPSRRAQDLRHWLILYRYWNAGGLDNVIALFLYLARHGLGLKPQAIPPLRESPDLGLCHPDHEGYFPYPRDYLSWFHRTRPQSTPTQDNWPVVGLLLYRKHVITCQPYISQLIRAFEAAQLVPLPVFINGVEGHMAVRDWMTSASERALPGELGGARRQAVAVDAIVSTIGFPLVGGPAGSMEAGRREQVAQRILRAKNVPYVVSAPLLIQDLHSWTRHGIGGLQSVVLFALPELDGAIDPVPLGGLVGDRIYLIPERLRRLTGRLNSWIALRRKPAAERRVAIVLYGFPPGYGATGTAALLNVPDSLMALLRALIRQGYRVGPLPASGEALIRQVKEADDTWISRIPEGERFEDWTGASVTVETLRQWLGPLHARRIEKQWGPLGDTVVRTLAGRFLLGGVQLGNIWIGVQPPLGVAGDPMRLMYERDLTPHPQYAAFYGWLQHSFQADVVVHFGMHGTVEWLPGSPLGNTGYSWSDLLLDNLPHLYVYAANNPSESMLAKRRGYGVIVSHNVPPYGRAGLYRELIALRDLIAEYREDPERNAALSDGILKQVGDSGLDTDCPAPENAHTDRVAFDAWIVRLGAYLQLLESRLFSSGLHTLGQPPDPEQRLAYLKAYVGPALPEALLEAISRLPPATDEAGLHAQAAELEQLHRGSIGAGEVAGADRPRQLLEALRICQLLERSTEEIDHLLDGLGGQYIPPAPGGDLLRDGPGVLPTGRNIHALDPYRMPSAGALVRGRQIALRILEQHQANNDGVWPETVALMLWGLDAIKTRGESLAILLELVGAEPVKESTGRIMRYALRPLESLGHPRIDVLVNLSGIFRDSFVNIVELLDDLFRRAAEADEPPERNAIRRHALQLAAEGIENPSARLFSNPAGDFGSLVNDRVTDANWESGEELANTWQGRNGFSYGRADKGEARPQVLAALLRSTDRVVQQIDSVEYGLTDIQEYYANTGGLKRAAEVAQQASRPGSRVAASFVESFSRDTTPRDLEELLRLEYRTKLLNPRWAQAMAAMGSGGAYEISQRMTALIGWGGTTGFRDSWVYDQAADTYAFDAAMAQRLRDANPEAFRNVVGRMLEANNRGLWNAPTEKIDKLRNLYDLTDAELEGVTVAAEP; encoded by the coding sequence ATGAAGCGTATTGTGCTGCTAGCTGGCTTTGAAGCCTTCAATGCCGATCTCTACCGCAAGGCTGCAGAGCGAGCGATGGTGCAATGCACGGATCTCGAAGTTACTATATTCAGTGACCATGATCTGGTCATGTCGAATGATGCCGTGGATGACGCATTGGCCAATGCTGATGCCTTCTTCGCCAGCTTAATATTCGATTTCGATCAGGTGGAATGGTTGCGCCAACATGCAGCCAAGGTACCGATCCGGTTGGTTTTCGAATCAGCCGTCGAGCTGATGCAGTTGACCTGTTTCGGTCACTTCACGATCGGCGGCAGCAGCGCCGGCATTCCCCGCCCGATTCAGGCCCTGCTCGCCAAATTCGGCAGCGGCCGCGAAGAAGACAAGCTGGCTGCCTATTTCGGCTTTCTCAAGGTGGGGCCGAAGCTATTGCGATTCCTTCCCTCACGCCGGGCCCAGGATCTGCGCCACTGGTTGATTCTCTACCGCTACTGGAATGCGGGTGGCCTCGACAACGTCATCGCCCTGTTTCTGTACCTGGCCCGCCATGGCCTGGGGCTAAAGCCCCAGGCGATCCCGCCCCTGCGGGAGTCGCCCGATCTCGGCCTGTGCCACCCCGACCACGAGGGCTACTTTCCGTATCCGCGTGACTACCTGAGCTGGTTCCACCGCACCCGTCCCCAGAGCACACCGACCCAGGACAATTGGCCTGTGGTGGGGCTGCTGCTCTACCGCAAGCATGTGATCACCTGCCAGCCCTATATCTCCCAGTTGATCCGCGCCTTCGAGGCCGCCCAGCTGGTGCCGCTGCCGGTGTTCATCAACGGGGTGGAAGGCCACATGGCCGTGCGCGACTGGATGACCAGTGCCAGCGAGCGGGCCTTACCTGGTGAACTCGGCGGCGCCCGTCGCCAGGCTGTGGCCGTGGATGCGATCGTTTCCACGATTGGCTTCCCCCTGGTCGGTGGACCGGCCGGGTCGATGGAGGCCGGCCGCCGCGAGCAGGTGGCCCAGCGCATCCTGCGTGCCAAGAACGTTCCCTACGTGGTGTCAGCACCGCTGCTGATCCAGGACCTGCACTCCTGGACCCGCCATGGCATCGGTGGACTGCAGAGCGTCGTGCTGTTCGCCCTGCCAGAGCTCGATGGCGCCATCGATCCCGTTCCCCTCGGGGGACTGGTGGGCGATCGCATCTATTTGATCCCCGAACGGCTGAGGCGCCTCACCGGACGCCTGAACTCCTGGATCGCTCTGCGCCGCAAACCCGCTGCTGAGCGGCGCGTGGCCATCGTGCTCTACGGCTTTCCTCCGGGCTATGGCGCCACCGGCACCGCCGCCCTGCTCAACGTGCCCGACTCCCTGATGGCGCTGCTCAGGGCACTGATCCGCCAGGGCTACAGGGTCGGGCCCCTGCCGGCGAGTGGTGAGGCGTTGATTCGGCAGGTGAAGGAGGCCGATGACACCTGGATCAGCCGCATCCCGGAGGGAGAGCGCTTCGAAGATTGGACCGGCGCCAGCGTGACGGTGGAGACCCTGCGGCAGTGGCTCGGGCCGCTACACGCCAGGCGCATCGAGAAGCAGTGGGGGCCGCTGGGCGATACCGTCGTCCGCACCCTGGCGGGACGCTTCCTGCTAGGTGGCGTGCAGTTGGGGAACATCTGGATCGGTGTGCAGCCGCCGCTGGGTGTGGCGGGCGACCCGATGCGTTTGATGTACGAACGGGATCTCACCCCCCATCCCCAGTACGCCGCCTTCTACGGCTGGCTGCAGCACAGCTTCCAGGCCGATGTGGTGGTGCACTTCGGGATGCACGGCACGGTGGAGTGGCTCCCGGGCTCACCCCTGGGGAACACGGGCTACTCCTGGTCCGACCTGTTGCTGGACAACCTGCCCCATCTTTATGTCTACGCGGCGAACAACCCCTCCGAGTCGATGCTCGCCAAACGGCGCGGCTATGGCGTGATCGTGTCCCACAACGTGCCCCCCTATGGCCGTGCCGGGCTCTACCGGGAGCTGATCGCCCTGCGCGATCTGATCGCCGAATACCGGGAGGATCCCGAGCGCAATGCCGCGTTATCCGACGGCATCCTTAAGCAGGTGGGCGACAGCGGCCTCGATACCGACTGTCCGGCACCGGAGAACGCCCACACCGACCGGGTCGCGTTCGATGCCTGGATCGTGCGACTGGGTGCCTATCTGCAATTGCTGGAAAGTCGGCTGTTCTCCAGCGGTCTGCACACCCTCGGCCAGCCGCCGGATCCGGAGCAGCGCCTGGCCTATCTGAAGGCCTACGTGGGCCCAGCACTGCCTGAGGCACTGCTCGAGGCCATCAGCCGACTGCCCCCGGCCACCGATGAGGCCGGCCTGCACGCCCAGGCGGCAGAGCTGGAGCAGCTCCATCGCGGCAGCATCGGCGCAGGCGAAGTGGCAGGGGCTGATCGCCCAAGGCAACTGCTGGAGGCTCTGCGCATCTGCCAGCTGCTGGAGCGCAGCACCGAGGAAATCGACCATCTGCTCGATGGCCTGGGCGGCCAGTACATCCCCCCAGCCCCCGGCGGCGACCTGCTGCGCGACGGCCCCGGCGTGCTGCCCACCGGCCGCAACATCCATGCCCTCGATCCCTACCGCATGCCCTCCGCGGGCGCGCTGGTGCGGGGCCGCCAGATCGCGCTGCGGATCCTGGAACAACACCAAGCCAACAACGACGGTGTCTGGCCTGAAACCGTGGCGCTGATGCTCTGGGGTCTCGATGCGATCAAGACCCGGGGTGAATCCCTGGCGATCCTGCTCGAGCTGGTGGGAGCCGAGCCGGTGAAGGAGAGCACCGGGCGGATCATGCGCTATGCGCTACGGCCGCTGGAGAGCCTGGGGCATCCCCGCATCGACGTGCTGGTGAACCTCTCTGGCATCTTCCGCGACAGCTTCGTGAACATCGTCGAGTTGCTCGACGACCTGTTCCGCCGCGCTGCCGAAGCCGACGAACCGCCGGAGCGCAACGCGATCCGCCGCCACGCGCTGCAGCTGGCGGCCGAGGGGATCGAGAACCCCAGCGCCCGCCTGTTCTCCAATCCCGCCGGCGACTTCGGCTCGCTGGTCAATGACCGGGTCACCGACGCCAACTGGGAGAGCGGGGAGGAGCTGGCGAACACCTGGCAGGGCCGCAATGGGTTCAGCTATGGCCGCGCCGACAAAGGGGAAGCCCGGCCCCAGGTGCTGGCCGCCCTGCTGCGTAGCACCGACCGGGTGGTGCAGCAGATCGATTCGGTCGAATACGGCCTCACCGATATTCAGGAGTACTACGCCAATACGGGTGGTCTGAAACGTGCCGCCGAAGTGGCCCAGCAGGCCAGTCGGCCCGGGAGCCGGGTGGCGGCCAGCTTCGTCGAGTCGTTCTCGCGCGACACCACACCGCGGGATCTGGAGGAGCTGCTGCGGCTGGAGTACCGCACCAAGCTGCTCAACCCCCGCTGGGCCCAGGCGATGGCCGCGATGGGATCGGGTGGGGCCTATGAGATCTCGCAGAGGATGACGGCCCTGATCGGCTGGGGCGGCACCACCGGATTCCGGGATTCCTGGGTTTACGACCAGGCCGCTGACACCTACGCCTTTGACGCGGCGATGGCCCAGCGGCTGCGCGATGCCAATCCCGAAGCGTTCCGCAACGTGGTGGGTCGCATGCTTGAGGCCAACAATCGGGGACTGTGGAATGCCCCGACTGAAAAAATCGACAAGCTCCGCAACCTCTACGACCTCACCGACGCCGAATTGGAGGGCGTGACGGTGGCGGCAGAGCCGTAG
- the bchD gene encoding magnesium chelatase ATPase subunit D, with translation MAVTPSCSPATAGSTTAFPINAVVGQDAIRQALLLLAVDPGLGGIVIAGRRGTAKSVLARALHALLPPIRVIRRSCCNADPADPGDWDDATRAHRATISRNPVSALKPSPFVQVPLGVSEDRLLGSVDVTASIRRGRAVFQPGLLAEAHRGVLYIDELNLLDPGLANLLFTVVDGGINRVEREGISFQHPCRPLLIATYNPAEGELRAHLIDRLAMVLSADTPLSLEQRVEAVERVLQHAADPNAFWQRYFPGLLELQHRIAKARRLLHQVCLTLPQLHYLVDEAIRAGVEGHRGDLYAVRVARAQAALQGRRHVEAADLRLALELVILPRSAALALPPDHEADPSPPAEPQGKPAGPSESEEEPPASDATTEQPASQAIPDSFLFSPEGVLLDPHLLAQAARLKRRHGKDGGGGLVPSPDRGRYVKPLLPHGPIHHIAIDATLRAAAPHQRSRRRGLGRRQGPKLLLREDDLRVKQLLRKAGALVIFVVDASGSMALNRMQAAKGAALQLLGEVYRSRDQVALITFRGRRAEVQLAPTRSITAASRRLARLPCGGGSSLAHGLALAVRVGENARRSKEVGEILIVLISDGKANVSLRHSLASSSEEIPQQVVLAEIRREVLEIAGALTGLGIDLLVIDTSTGHHPSGLAAELARRGGGCHQPLPAATRQEIAATTRQWLTSRVRP, from the coding sequence GTGGCCGTTACGCCCAGCTGTTCTCCAGCGACGGCCGGTTCAACAACAGCCTTTCCCATCAATGCCGTGGTGGGACAGGACGCCATCCGCCAAGCCCTGCTGCTGCTGGCGGTGGATCCCGGCCTCGGCGGGATTGTGATCGCCGGCCGCCGGGGAACCGCCAAGTCGGTGCTGGCCCGCGCCTTGCACGCCCTGCTGCCGCCGATCCGGGTGATCCGCCGTTCCTGCTGCAATGCCGATCCAGCCGATCCGGGCGACTGGGACGACGCCACCCGGGCCCATCGCGCCACGATCAGTCGCAACCCCGTCAGCGCCCTGAAACCCTCGCCATTCGTGCAGGTGCCGCTCGGGGTCAGTGAAGATCGCTTGCTGGGCTCCGTCGACGTGACGGCTTCGATCAGGCGGGGCCGGGCGGTGTTCCAGCCAGGGCTGCTGGCGGAAGCGCACCGGGGTGTGCTCTATATCGATGAACTCAACCTGCTCGATCCCGGTCTCGCCAATCTGCTGTTCACGGTGGTGGATGGTGGCATCAACCGCGTGGAACGGGAAGGCATCAGTTTTCAGCATCCCTGCCGGCCGCTGCTGATCGCCACCTACAACCCTGCCGAGGGAGAACTACGGGCCCATCTGATCGATCGACTGGCCATGGTGCTCTCGGCCGACACCCCCTTGAGCCTGGAGCAGAGAGTGGAGGCGGTGGAGCGGGTGCTGCAGCACGCTGCCGATCCGAATGCTTTCTGGCAGCGCTATTTCCCGGGCCTGCTGGAACTGCAGCACCGTATCGCCAAGGCCCGCCGGTTACTGCACCAGGTGTGTCTGACGCTGCCGCAGTTGCACTACCTGGTGGACGAGGCGATCCGTGCCGGGGTGGAGGGCCACCGCGGTGATCTGTACGCCGTGCGTGTCGCCAGAGCTCAAGCGGCTCTGCAGGGTCGCCGCCATGTTGAGGCCGCAGATCTGCGTCTCGCCTTGGAGCTGGTGATCCTGCCGCGTTCCGCGGCTCTGGCTCTGCCTCCCGACCATGAAGCGGACCCGTCACCGCCCGCGGAGCCCCAGGGCAAGCCGGCCGGGCCATCAGAGTCGGAGGAGGAACCACCGGCCTCGGACGCCACAACGGAGCAGCCAGCCAGCCAGGCCATCCCCGACAGCTTCCTGTTTTCCCCGGAAGGCGTGCTGCTGGATCCACACCTGCTGGCCCAGGCTGCGCGCCTCAAGCGGCGCCACGGCAAGGACGGCGGGGGCGGGCTTGTGCCCTCTCCCGATCGGGGCCGCTACGTGAAACCGCTGCTGCCCCATGGCCCCATCCATCACATTGCCATCGATGCCACCCTGCGGGCCGCAGCACCGCATCAGCGGTCGCGGCGAAGGGGTTTGGGGCGCCGGCAGGGCCCAAAGCTGCTGCTGCGGGAGGACGATCTGCGCGTCAAACAGCTGCTCCGCAAGGCCGGAGCACTGGTGATCTTCGTGGTGGATGCCTCGGGGTCGATGGCCCTCAACCGCATGCAGGCCGCCAAAGGGGCTGCGCTGCAGTTACTGGGTGAGGTGTACCGCAGTCGCGACCAGGTGGCTCTGATCACCTTTCGCGGCAGGCGAGCCGAGGTGCAGCTTGCACCCACCCGCTCGATCACCGCAGCCAGCCGCCGGTTGGCACGGCTCCCCTGCGGCGGCGGATCATCGCTGGCCCACGGCCTGGCACTGGCGGTGCGCGTTGGTGAGAACGCACGCCGCTCAAAAGAAGTCGGCGAAATCCTGATCGTGTTGATCAGCGACGGCAAGGCCAATGTGTCGCTGCGCCACTCGCTGGCATCCTCCAGCGAAGAGATCCCGCAACAGGTTGTGCTGGCGGAGATCCGCCGGGAGGTGCTGGAGATCGCTGGCGCCCTCACGGGGTTGGGCATCGACCTCCTGGTGATCGACACCAGCACCGGCCATCACCCATCTGGACTGGCCGCCGAACTGGCCCGACGGGGGGGCGGCTGCCATCAACCCCTGCCAGCGGCGACCCGTCAGGAGATCGCCGCCACCACTCGTCAATGGCTCACCTCGCGAGTGAGGCCCTGA
- a CDS encoding ribbon-helix-helix domain-containing protein, giving the protein MDSSRTITAPLFRKPRRISITVPHHTFCVMQELSDLEGRSLSNLAAYLLELSLTPQRESSPIYAPCQPSQYRG; this is encoded by the coding sequence ATGGACTCATCTCGCACCATCACCGCACCGTTGTTCCGCAAGCCACGTCGGATCAGCATCACTGTTCCTCACCACACCTTTTGTGTTATGCAGGAACTCAGCGATCTGGAGGGCCGCTCCCTCAGCAACCTGGCGGCCTACCTACTGGAGCTATCGCTTACTCCGCAACGCGAATCGAGCCCGATATATGCCCCTTGTCAGCCTTCTCAATACCGAGGGTAA